The genomic window CCATGGCGGCGAAGAGCGGCGACGTCCGGCCGCGATCAATCAGCGTCTCGCACGGACCATCGGCTGGACCCATCGACTTCGCAAATGCGGCGATTGTCTCGACCGGCGCAACACCTTTTCCTGCAAGTGCCGAACCGACCCAATCGACGAAAAGATCTTCCGTCCGGGCGACGATATCGGCAGGCACGGCATCGAGATCGAACTCCGACGCGAAAGCGGCAAGCGTCGCGCTTTCGCCGGCGCCGTTTGCTGCCCTGGTATCGTACGCTGTCATGGTGACCATCCTCCGTAGCGACGACTGCTAGCAAGCCCATGCGCGGCAAGGCAATTCGGCATTGCCAAAGCCCGGCTTTGCCTGCATCGAAAGGGCAGTTGCCAAGCGGCGCGAAGTTCGGAGCCTCATGTCCCTACCGCGATACGATCTCACCGACCTCAGGCTCTTCATCCACGTGGCGGAAGCCGGCAATCTGACCCGCGGCGCGGAGCGGAGCCATCTGTCGCTCGGCGCAGCGAGCCTGCGCATCAAGAACCTCGAAGAGACGCTTGGCACGCCGCTGCTCAGGCGCATGAGCCAGGGGGTGGAGCTGACGCGGGCCGGTGAGACATTGCTTGAGCATGCGCGCGCAATCCAGCGCCAGACGGAGCGGCTGCATGGCGACCTGCAGGCCTACTCCACAGGCCTCAAGGGTCGGGTCCGCATCTTTGCCAACACGACGGCGATCACGGAAATCCTGCCGGCGGCGCTCGGCGCCTATCTCGTTCATCATCCTATGGTGGATGTGGACCTCGAGGAGCGGCTGAGCCCGGAAATTGCACGCGCCGTCGCCGACGGTGTGGTGGATATCGGCATTCTGGCCGGGACCGTGCCCGCCGAGGGTCTGGAGATGATCCCGTATCAGCGCGACCGGCTCGTGCTGGCGACACCGCTCGGCCATGCTCTGGCCGGTCTTGATGAGATCGCCTTCGCACAGGCGATTGCCGAGAATTTCGTGCTGCTCCATGCGGGAAGCGCCATCCACGGCTTTGCCGAGCAGATCGCCTCCGACATGGGCACGAGCTTGTCCATCCGGATACGCGTATCGGGCTTCGAAGCCATGTGCCGCATGATCGAGGCAGGTGTCGGTGTCGGCCTCATTCCAGAGACGGTGGCGCGAAGGCTCTCGAAGAGCCACGATATCGCGCTGGTTTCGCTTTCCGACGATTGGGCGACGCGCGAACTGAAAATCTGCCTCAGAGACCGCAACGAGCTGCCGGTCTTCGCGCGCGACCTCGTCGACTTCCTGATCCGCCACAATGCCGAGATGTCCCCGCGGGCCTAGGTTCCTCGTTTGCCACTTCGGACCAGCGTCGCTATAGGCTGAACGCTGACCAACACGGCAGGGCAAGAGGATCATATGGCTGGCAATATCAGGCTGCATCGCGGCGACATCTCGATCGAGGATGCGGCCCGCTATACCGGCGCGATCGCGATCGACACCGAAACGCTCGGCCTCGTGCCGCGCCGCGACCGGCTCTGCGTCGTGCAGCTTT from Georhizobium profundi includes these protein-coding regions:
- a CDS encoding LysR family transcriptional regulator, with translation MSLPRYDLTDLRLFIHVAEAGNLTRGAERSHLSLGAASLRIKNLEETLGTPLLRRMSQGVELTRAGETLLEHARAIQRQTERLHGDLQAYSTGLKGRVRIFANTTAITEILPAALGAYLVHHPMVDVDLEERLSPEIARAVADGVVDIGILAGTVPAEGLEMIPYQRDRLVLATPLGHALAGLDEIAFAQAIAENFVLLHAGSAIHGFAEQIASDMGTSLSIRIRVSGFEAMCRMIEAGVGVGLIPETVARRLSKSHDIALVSLSDDWATRELKICLRDRNELPVFARDLVDFLIRHNAEMSPRA